A single region of the Prochlorococcus marinus str. MIT 0917 genome encodes:
- a CDS encoding TlyA family RNA methyltransferase has product MTKKSRLDLHLLTKGLVKSRQEAQKLIRAGKVKTINGQILDKPGQEVLKDLEIEVTQPLRYVSRGGDKLAEAFNQFPLDIKNRVCLDAGISTGGFTDCLLQLGASKVYGVDVGYGQTAWSIRNDPRVVLWERTNIRHLTPEQLFNDGDPIPDFAVADLSFISLKIVLPSLKSLLQANRSELVVLVKPQFEVGKDKVGKGGVVRDHTLHAEAIEGVSNESKKYGWYPKGLIASPLKGPAGNQEYLLWMDDEVKGSIEIEKLVNVFFV; this is encoded by the coding sequence ATGACTAAAAAATCGCGATTAGATCTTCACTTGCTGACTAAAGGGTTGGTGAAATCTCGTCAAGAAGCCCAGAAGCTTATCAGAGCTGGCAAAGTTAAGACGATCAATGGTCAAATTTTAGATAAGCCTGGCCAAGAAGTTTTAAAAGATCTTGAGATAGAAGTTACGCAGCCTTTGAGATATGTATCTAGAGGGGGTGATAAGTTGGCTGAAGCGTTTAATCAATTTCCTCTAGATATTAAAAATAGGGTTTGTTTAGATGCTGGAATTTCAACTGGTGGTTTTACAGATTGTCTTTTACAGTTAGGTGCTTCAAAGGTCTATGGAGTTGATGTTGGATATGGCCAGACCGCATGGAGTATCAGAAATGATCCAAGAGTGGTTCTTTGGGAACGAACAAATATTAGGCATTTAACTCCTGAACAATTATTTAATGATGGCGACCCAATACCAGATTTTGCAGTTGCAGACTTATCTTTTATCTCTCTAAAAATTGTTTTGCCAAGTCTGAAATCTCTTCTTCAAGCTAACCGATCTGAGTTGGTTGTATTAGTGAAACCTCAATTTGAGGTTGGCAAAGATAAAGTTGGTAAAGGTGGTGTGGTTCGTGATCATACTCTTCATGCTGAGGCTATTGAGGGTGTCTCGAACGAATCTAAAAAATATGGATGGTACCCAAAAGGATTAATTGCATCACCTTTAAAAGGTCCTGCTGGTAATCAGGAGTATCTTCTTTGGATGGATGATGAAGTTAAAGGAAGTATTGAAATCGAAAAATTGGTGAATGTTTTTTTCGTTTAA
- the purB gene encoding adenylosuccinate lyase: MIERYTNPEMGNIWSDQAKYQTWLDVEIAACEANCKLGKIPHNAMESIRTKARFKPERILEIEEEVRHDVIAFLTNVNEYVGDAGRYIHVGMTSSDVLDTGLALQLKSSVKLLRKELLLLEEAIRNLAKQHKETVMIGRSHAIHGEPITFGFKLAGWLAETLRNKERLNSLEKDISVGQISGAMGTYANTDPEIERMTCELLELEIDTASTQVISRDRHANYVQVLALIGSSLDRFSTEIRNLQRTDVLEVEENFAKGQKGSSAMPHKRNPIRSERVSGLSRVLRSYVVAALENVALWHERDISHSSNERLMLPDTSITLHFMITEMTAIIKGLGVYPNNMLKNLNIYGGVVFSQRVLLALVENGMSREDSYRLVQKNAHLAWNQNEGNFKKNLENDPEVMNSLSTEKLSDCFSTELHQSNLRVIWERLGI; encoded by the coding sequence TTGATTGAGCGTTACACAAACCCAGAGATGGGAAATATTTGGTCTGATCAAGCCAAGTACCAAACATGGCTTGATGTTGAAATTGCCGCATGTGAGGCTAATTGCAAATTAGGGAAAATCCCTCACAATGCAATGGAATCCATTAGAACAAAGGCAAGATTTAAACCCGAACGCATCCTCGAAATAGAAGAGGAAGTTCGCCATGACGTAATTGCTTTTCTAACAAATGTAAATGAATATGTTGGGGATGCCGGTCGTTACATACACGTTGGAATGACAAGTAGCGATGTCCTTGATACTGGTCTGGCACTTCAATTAAAGTCATCAGTCAAGCTTTTAAGAAAAGAGCTTTTGTTACTTGAAGAAGCTATTAGAAATTTAGCAAAGCAGCATAAGGAAACCGTAATGATTGGACGTTCTCATGCAATCCATGGAGAACCTATTACCTTTGGATTCAAGTTGGCGGGATGGCTAGCTGAAACTCTCAGAAACAAAGAAAGGCTAAACAGTCTTGAGAAAGACATCTCGGTTGGGCAAATTAGCGGTGCCATGGGTACTTATGCCAATACTGATCCAGAAATAGAAAGAATGACTTGCGAACTGTTGGAGCTTGAGATTGATACTGCTAGCACTCAAGTCATCTCAAGAGATAGGCATGCTAATTATGTGCAGGTTCTTGCTTTGATTGGATCTTCATTAGATCGTTTTTCTACAGAAATTAGAAACCTTCAAAGAACGGATGTTCTTGAAGTAGAGGAAAACTTTGCTAAAGGCCAAAAAGGAAGCTCTGCAATGCCTCATAAGAGAAATCCTATACGAAGTGAACGAGTAAGTGGTCTTTCCAGAGTTTTAAGAAGTTATGTAGTTGCAGCTCTTGAAAATGTAGCTCTATGGCATGAAAGAGACATAAGCCACAGCTCCAATGAAAGATTAATGCTGCCAGACACATCTATTACTCTTCATTTCATGATCACAGAAATGACCGCAATAATTAAAGGTCTTGGGGTTTATCCAAATAATATGCTGAAAAATTTGAACATTTATGGAGGAGTAGTTTTTAGTCAAAGAGTTCTTTTAGCTTTAGTTGAGAATGGAATGAGTCGGGAAGATTCTTATCGACTAGTACAAAAGAATGCTCATTTAGCCTGGAATCAAAACGAAGGTAATTTCAAAAAAAACCTTGAGAATGATCCAGAAGTAATGAATAGTCTCTCAACAGAAAAACTTTCTGACTGTTTTTCAACCGAATTACATCAGTCCAATTTGAGAGTTATTTGGGAAAGACTTGGTATTTAA